In the genome of Stomoxys calcitrans chromosome 4, idStoCalc2.1, whole genome shotgun sequence, the window atactgcattaaaatggtcatttgttagccgattctctcgaaatttgcctggaaggattttcttatgactcccgaaattacaggtgaatttttttagaaatcggttaagatttggatatagctcacatatatatgttcttccgatttgcagtaataagactataaaatggaaatttgttaaccgattctcttggaaATTGttaggaagaattttctcttgactcttgacattactggtgaatttctttgaaatcggtgcagacttagatatagccctcatatatatcgccagattttcactcatagagccactgcaagcgcatttagtgaccaatcttcccaaaatatatgcttttgcaaaaaaatttcaataaattatgTACGGTTTCAATTTGTTACATTTCCCATTGCTTTGTAAGTAAAGTACACGGACGACTATCGTGAAACAAAGTTTTCCTTAACTGTTAAAATTCTACAGTGGAATACATTTAATAGTTaacagtagtagtagtagtatgtTAAAATTCTGGCGGGTGCTTAGCACCCTCACCTAGCTAGggagacataactacatgctatctgagcaataccttttgggctgttatcgcagacgatccaaatcatcatctcgacccagatccctgtggacgcaccccattctTAGTCGCAAAGTGCCTatgtcttgacactcaacagaagaaagatagaacacagcaaactgttacaacaacaacaacctagcCAAGCGATTGCTCAACAAAGAACACATATGCACGTTGTGGGTTGGAGTTTCCCTAATGTTTACCCACTAGACATTGTCAATACGTTGTCTGACTCCTGAATGTACCCTGCCGTAATAGGTATGTAAGCCAGAATTTTCCTTAGCGTAGGAGTCTCGAAACTGCAAAATTCCATCCAGCATTTATTTTGATCCTTTTTGAGCTAACCCTCGTATCTTTTTAACTCAGCCATAAAGATGTCCCCGGTGCTGGGACGCCTTTGTGGCGTTTGCCTTATTGAAGAGTCTTCCGCTGCCCTTGCTCGTTGTGACCAACTAGTCTGTCCAGTCTATTTGCAGATCATATATTAGCCTCACTAGTCTTGCAATAATTCCATTATACTTAACCCCTCCCACACTATATCTCTTTCTTTTTCTgttggaaataaaaataaactttttcttcttttgtaaCCATTTTTCTCGTTGCAGATTTTCGATCAGGAAATTGCGAAGAAAACCAAACAGTACGCTATGGCTTTTGAGCGACCTCAAACGATACACTTACCAAAAAATGATAAATTTCAAAGACACTGGTCTTTGATTTAAACAATACCAAATAAAGGAAAACCTTTCCGCCTTGGAATTAATCGTCCGTTCAATATATATTTGCCACTTTTTTTCATATGCATAAAATTTATGTCTAGCCATTCTAGGCTATTACAATGGCTAGCTAAAGGGAGACAAGACCGTATTTGTTTTGGAAATTGTGTTTTTGTGTGGTTATAATTTAAAACTAAAGTTCAATTGGTTCACCAAAAAATTGGTGAATGCGTTATGTGTGGTGTGTGTGTAAATCTAAACGTCCTAAACTCTAAACATCTTATTCTGATTTCAATTCTGGCTCAAAGTTGGTGTTAAACAAAGTGTTGCATGCGACGGCGGCAACGTTGCGACGTGCAATTTTCTTGGAACGCCCACTGGCTTCGAATTCTTCGTCATCAACAGTTGTGGCTAATGTATGCAAAATATTTGGCTTCTCCCCAATGGTGCCCTTGTCCGTGTAAGTAATTCCAGGGCGCATCTGCAAAAAGTCAGGAAAAGACAAATGGTAAGAATATTTATAAGATTTAtcttcgattttcgcaaaaaaaactTACATAACAGAGTAAAGAAGCTGGATGCATGGCCTCCCAGTTTGGCGGTAATTCATTGCGAACCGGAGGTCTTTTAGGTTCTTTAGCTCCAGTTCCAGCCATGCTTTCATTGTCGCTAAAGTTGCCAGCAGCAGCTGGATGCATTTCGGGTATAATATAGCCCTCGTTTTCCCATTCGGAGAAAAGTTTATAAATGGCAAATGATGCCAAGTTAACCATTGGTACGTCCTCAGTTTCATCAAGGGTAGTATTGTTTTCACCGCCGCCCTCGCCATCACCATCACCTGTTTCCATGGGCTCGTCGTTGACATTATTTTGTGCATTGTTGCCATTTAAAGCTTTGCGTGGCTTCTCGCGCATTTTGGCAATAATATAGTCACGCAGTGCCTTCTCACATGCGTTGTTCTTAGCTACCGTCTTCGATATACCCCGTCCTTCATACTGATTGTTATTACAAGTTACCAAAGCGATAAAGCCGCCATTGGGATTATTGTTAATAACGAAATCTCCAATAGATATTCCCTTTAGTTCATTGAGAGCCATCAAGGCATTTTTGGGTACAATACTTTTTCGCAAACGTCGGTTTTGACGAATACGCTTCTCCTTGGCACGAActgcaaaagtaaaaaaagcaaacattaaagattaaaataaaatcTACGCTTAGGTAAAAACTATTCTTAGCTGCGGAAAACACTATTCTAAGCCGAggcaaaccgatggctttggatGTAGTTGGCACggaagtcgcggacaatcagcggtatcgagaggAGATTCTCAATGAGATgctgggcggcaccggctcttgcatagccactgagtgcctatggtgATCGATGTGACAAGGTCAGTTATTGCCgcctttggaccgaaacgagcacGCTCAACTACAGGTGCTTGCTGAGGATTTCCCCTCGATATGCAAATGTAcccataacaaaaacaaaatttgtagtCTCATTTTTGGATTTGCCAATTAATTtaaccggtttctcgattaaTTGGTTAGAGAACATAGCTATTCAATTCTATGCAATTTGTGTCTAgagaaatttccatgaaagttGTTCGTCTTAAAGAaatttctttggagaaaattttgatacaatttgtctttagagaaattttaaataaaacttcgtctataaaggaatttttttctgtgttcgATTCCTTACGAAAACATCAGGGCGAAATTTTAGTAgtaattaaagggtgatttgttaagagctatatgaaagtttaaaaaaaaacataaaattcagaaaaatctttatttgagtcgTTAGTACGGTCCATTTAATTTagtgtttaaagattatttcatgcaaatgttgaccgtgactgcgcttcaaatggtccatccgctcagTCCAATTGTGATtcactttccaacattttggccgatatctcacgaTACCTGCGTCAATTAAGCGGGGTTGTCTGTTTAGACATGGGCTTTAACATCAATCAATCAAATTtcgcccataaacattccactaaggaacaggggtaaacttctcacatatcaatgagtgcagatcgattcaagttttaagctcaatgataaggggcctcctttttatagtcgagtccgaaaggcgtgcatAGTACCTCCGCCTATGACaaaagctggaacattgaggtccgatctatgtggtgttGCTGTCACAAAAAGCTTAGGCTGCAAGCTACCGGACGCATCCATATATTGtggatagtagaatgctccatccggaatagctgtaactgcagtcgcggacaatggGCCGTattgagtctcagtgagaggtcggttgGCACCTGCTCTtgtataaatactgagtgcctacaatgctcgatatgacaaggcgagttattggcgcctttaaataaccaatggcaaccctgtttccgcggcgatcggtcatttggaccggaacgagcttgctcacctacaggagcttgacgaggattgccaacTCCATATGAAactgtggctacaacaacaacatcagagttttagttgttgttgttgtagcagtgtgttgtacactgaggcggcagcccttgccgatcgAGCACTCCAtctggtcaatccggtacgtgcaaccggctgccatgggattgccacaGTTTTGGTCTTATCTTCCAGTGTGTACCACAATGTTTACCTTTAAAGGACTTCTTAGCTGGAGCTTATTCTTTCATTCTTCATCCTGAACTACATTGACAACGCCAACTATTAATTTCAATTTGAAATATAGATGCACGTTCTGTTCTTATAGGGCAAGTTCTTTTAACATTGAGAGACATTTCACTGAGACATATTGGTCATTCGAATTCATTTTTAAAACATCAATATTTAGATTATTTTAACTCATAAGttatataaatggtattttgttTTCTGCAAAGTTACGTCTAATAGTTCATATTATGTCCAAATGTGTATCAAAATGTTTATATCTCTTATGGTATAAGTTATTATTAATAAGTACTAATCATAAcgttatttttcttctttttgtaatgtcaaatctgccgattgaaaatgtcatcaaaacgaagaaaacgtaaacaaagaatgaatgtaaaaaggcaaggcggatttaaaaaggtggttaacagcgaacagctgttaacagccggcaaggtttgacggtattgatgacagatttttgtttgcattctccttTTTGTTATCTtctattctctgctcatgtatgcAAAAGCATCAAATACACGCACAcgaatttctttgtgtgtgttggcaaaacgccgATCAGCTTGATAACtacatggcggattgcaccttatgatttgtggttgttgtataaatgagaccacctttaattattGTATTTCGCCATGGTAAAAAAGGTAAGAAATTGCCGTACTCAATGCCAAGtaatgccaaaaattaaaaaaaaaaattaatgtcgGCTCATCGCTGGCCTAACCTTATACCGTGAATCCTGACCCTAATGGGATCGATTACAATAGATAAATAAATGAAACGAAACATTGCAGattgattttaaatatttacctGAGGCCTTTTTGCGAGAAGCgaagattttcttaaatttaaccttgccattttcatcaacaaGGCCAGATTCATCCAAATCTGATGTATTCTCCTTGAAAGGGTTAGCCTCTGGAAATTCTGGTGGAGGTGGCAAAGACTGCTCTTGCTGTACTACTTTCTCGGGCTGCACTACAGGAGCTGTTTGATAGTTTTGTGTTGGTGTCGATTGTTGCCTTTGGCTGTTATAAGCTTCCTACATTTTACATCAAAGAAATATGAAATACAATTATATTACTAGGGCTTACAAAATTAAGGGTGTGTGTAACAATAAACGCACACCTTGTTGTCATGTTCTTTCTTGCTGCAAAGAAtttcataatttaaaaaataatagaaCAAAGTGCataaaaattacccaaaacacAAATAATTAACACCATAAAGTATGCGATCGATCGGCTTTTCTTCAACCTAGATGACAACAATTCACGGATGTGATCTCCTTAACTGTGATAATCTGgaggacaacaaaaaaaatcgttGTACCATTATCTTCCTCACActccatcatcgtcatcatcgctGGTTTCATTTGATGTGCATACTAAAACTTTAGTTTAGCAATAGCTATGAACATTTCTAAAGCTAAAAACCCAAACGTTTTACATattgaaattattatttttatcttttaatatgtgtgcaaacaTTTTATCTTAATTTCTTTTGTCTTCACTTCAGTTACCCTATTCATATATggaatttttcgtaatatgcaGTTTGAAACTCTTGTAGGATCTAATTTTTATCGTTGGCATATTTTTTTCCACCAACGAAAAGAAAGGAAGAAAAGACACGAGTTGTTTTAAACACGTAATAAAACTCATTCGTAGGGGCTTAGGAAgaaaaaaatcgggagatcggtttat includes:
- the LOC106082161 gene encoding uncharacterized protein LOC106082161; its protein translation is MSSYRATRGGRRSVQTKPFISADTGEAYNSQRQQSTPTQNYQTAPVVQPEKVVQQEQSLPPPPEFPEANPFKENTSDLDESGLVDENGKVKFKKIFASRKKASVRAKEKRIRQNRRLRKSIVPKNALMALNELKGISIGDFVINNNPNGGFIALVTCNNNQYEGRGISKTVAKNNACEKALRDYIIAKMREKPRKALNGNNAQNNVNDEPMETGDGDGEGGGENNTTLDETEDVPMVNLASFAIYKLFSEWENEGYIIPEMHPAAAGNFSDNESMAGTGAKEPKRPPVRNELPPNWEAMHPASLLCYMRPGITYTDKGTIGEKPNILHTLATTVDDEEFEASGRSKKIARRNVAAVACNTLFNTNFEPELKSE